The genomic DNA ATTTCCTTCTGTGACCTTTTCCTTGAATTGTAATCCAGCCCAAGGCAGCTCTTCTTAATCTGGAAGTAGGTTAAAGTGTCTGAATCAGTCTTAAATGGTCTTGGATTGGTGCACTTACGTAAATGTTGGCGAGAGAAGTTGGTTCTGCCCTCTGTGTAAGACAATCCGCTGCTATTGGACTTAAATGCAAGCTGGTTAAGACCTGTGGAATGAGGAAGAGAATCTGGAAATGTCTCACTGGAAATTTAGATTTATTGGTGTAGATTGTTACAGTAAAAAGAATCTACTGAATCAGGGCAATTCAGAAGTATTTCATTTAAGTCAATCAAAAATTAGACACGATAAATTTGTCACATCCAGATCCACAGTagaatttctgtttttgtggtCTGGATCTTTCATGATAAGCACCTGCCCTGTgcactgtttgtgtgtatactTTCAAGGTGTACATGTGTGATCAAAGTGTTAGACACCATTTTTGAAATGCACCTACACGAAGGTATTTAGAGATCCAGCAGGCCATGACAAACCCGTGACATCTCCAAAGCACATCTCGAGTTTTCTCCAAATCAGGAATGCATGGGTGCATTCAAGGCAAACAAAAACAGTGATTAGAGAGGGTAACAGGATCAGCTCTAATCAGTGTGTCCTGAGAAAATGCCGAGGAGTTTTCAACCATTGTCAGGTCACTCCAAGAGGTGATCTCTTTCCCTATTAATTATGTGCCGTGCCGCAGCAATCGTCCTCTCCGGCGTGAGCGACCTTCTCTGCTTTCATATGTCTGTGCAGGATGATCaaaacacacacggagacagcATGGAGAATCAAGCTCCCAGTGATGTGTCTGCCCTCTCATTTTTCTGACAGAGAACAATGGCCACCTCATAACTAATGGCACTCGCACACAGAGAAGCTTCTCCAGCGCAAAGAGGAGCAAAGAGGGGGAAAGTAACCATTATCCAAAGACATGTTCCATCatgtgatttctgttttctcAAGCCAAATTCGTCGATGCCTCCCTGCTGGAAATATTCAGAGCTTGTAATCTAGATTTGATTATCAGATAAAGAGTGGGGAGAGCATTGAGAGACACAAGAAGAGAGATAATGATGATGGTGCATCTTGGGCTTATCGCTGATAGAATAGCTCAATGACATCCTCTATTTTGCCCAAATGACAGCCCCCTTTTTGTTATCCTCATTGTGAGAGGTCAGAGAGGGATGGAGATCACCTACTTTGCTGCGTGACTACTCTGTGTCAATGCTGCCCTCTGTTGGCCAAAAGTTAAACATCTTCCAAACCTGCCACTATTTTCACACCCTGTACCTGCCATTGTAGGTGCTTAACACTTCATCttctacaaaataaatgtgtCCAATTAGGTTTAGTTTAGGTCAAGTCTTTTACTGACTTTGCTAATGATTTTACAGCTGGCACTCACAGTGAACATTTTacaacatgttacacacatagACTGATTATGAGCACAGTTAAAAAtacaaggattaaaaaaaacaccatcactatagcatactgtatataggcctatatataaacaccacctgtttaccacagcctacaacctctAATTCTGTGAAgtgtccttgtgtttcttgaaaggcgctatataaataaaagttattattcaATGCCTAATCATTGATGATGTATGTGCTGTGCAGCTgtgttatgttgaaaaaatatacaatgaaCACATGAAACTGTAATTTTGCAGTAAAAAGGAGGGAAGCTCATTTGATCAGACAGGAAATGTCCATCAGAATGGCCTACATCGTTGTAAAATGCAGTTTAAAGGAGGGTAGCTCATTATGTCAGTCAAGAAAAGTCTATAAGAATGGCCTACCCCTCTAGAAAATGTGGTTAAAAGGATATTAGCTCATTCTGTCAGGCAGGAAAATTCTATCAGAATGGCCTACCTCCTCGATGAATGTGGTTAAGAGGATCGTAGCTCATTCTATCAGGCAGGAAATGTCTATCAGAATGGCCTACCTCCTCGATGAATGCAGTTTAAAGGGGTTAGATCATACTACAGGCAGGACATGTGTGCTTGTCATATTGTTTGTAAATTAATAATTGATGAACAGGAAGCTCTTGTAATTCCTGAGGCAGTTGGTTGGCTGTCTTTTGGTTATGACGGGTGGATTGGTGACACTCATCTTTCGTTAACCTCCTATTAACCACGGGCCCCACTgtactaaaaataaataacagataGCAAAAGTACTAAACTGATACAACTTAAGAGTTATTTTGACGGTAGTAACTCACTTTTCAAACAAATTTTCAAACAAAGCATAACCTCCCTAATCCAGTGGGAATGATATAACTGTCTTTATAATGGTTTAATACAGTCCAAAAGTATTAATGAACATGAACAACTGTCTCCCAAATACAAAAACTTAAGTGTTAAAACTCAAATTGATGAAGTCACacatatgtttacattttatgttTCAGAACTGAGAACACGACAAAAGAATAAAGCTCATTCGGGTCTACGGAGCAGCTCCAGACTTCAtacttgatgacatcacaagTTGAACACTGACGTCACTGGTTCCTGGCTTTGAGAGAGAGTAGCTCATGTTCACAAATATCGATTGAACGTTATTAGGCCATGAAAATAACCTATTGGAATTCTTATTTAAGGTGGTGTTCCCctttaaaaacatgaattaatgatggctgcattgcAATTAGCTGTGCTAGGTCAGGGCCCTGTGATTGGCTCATTTAATTACGTCAGTAGAACatctttattgtatttttttctcctgtgcTTTTTCTGATATGAGAAGATAAATTGCCATCATCTACATGCCAAAATAGTCATGATTTTTTTGCCTGTGTTTTTCTCCTATGTTTTATACAATTAACATGAAGCAGAATTCATGAATGAAGTCATGCATGAAAGAGcatgaattcattcatgtagtacttcatgaactatcagtaatgtacaaggattaattaatgcatcaattaaggtaTTTCAATTATaatgatttctgatttattaaccctcctgttgtcttcgggtcaaatttgacccattttcaaagtttctatatcagaacattttggttttctttcacccaaattgcccaaaagtaACACGGATAGTTCCATGAAAcactcttcacaagtcaaattaaGGATCAATTCACTACTATCGTTGACTTTTGAGTGCTTTATTTAATGTTATAGCATtattctgactaaactttgacagtctggGATTATCCAatatcctctgatcttaaatattagtcaaaataattcatactgTCTGCTATTTTAACACAAAAATTAGATATAATTTCATATAGGCTagatgaggtttattgaccataaatTCCAAAAATGAGTGTAAAAATGTTGGTAATAAATTGTTGTTAGTGTATACTGGTGGTAGTGGGAAAAAAGCGCAGAGAACGTCGAAAAATtctacaaaaacattgaaaagaaaagtcaaaaagtgacaaaaataagtgacaaaaacgttaaagtgttcattttcaattttgacccagaaggacaacacaagggttaatgatgTCCGTGTCGTCGTCATTGGCAAATCTGTAGTTAAAGTGAAAATACTGAATTGTTGTGTTGTAATCATGATgaactaaacattacttcttCATTACTTCATCATGGTTGTGGCCCTATTCGTGCTGACCTGCTCCATCTTTAACATTCAGAAATAAGATATGATTAATGGTGGCATAATGGTCCATATATTAAGAATTAAAGGAGTAGTTTGGCAAAATGATACTAAGGTCACTGCATTTACGCAAAATAATACTAAGGTCACTGCatttacacaaaatacacatcAAATTCACAACAGCataagacaataaaacatgaatgtaaGATATTTAtcaattttactttttactaacTTTTGAGTGTGTGTACACCTGAAATTGCTTGACAAAAGTTTCTTGTTTGAGGGGTCACAAAGATGATTGCTGATTATGCCACCAttaatcatatcttatttatgcAAGTCATGCATGAGATATTATTAATCCTTGTACATTAGAAACGGGTGACATTACTGATAGTTTATTAAGTACTAAATGAATGAAtccatgctttttcatgcatgaagtcatgcATGAAATCGTGATATTTCATGTACCCTTATTATAAAGTGCTTCCTATTATAAAGTGTAAATATTATAACATTTTTGATGAGTGAACTCAAGGCCTGTGAGGTAACATTAAGCCTGCAATGTGTTCACAGTGAGTGTATAAttagatatacagtagatacATTTACAAACTGAGACTTATCGGTTCAAGTACAAGTTTTATTTAGGAAAGACATACAAAATATAGGAAATTTTAATATGTACACTATACATTCTCAGCATGGAGAGTTTTTCATCCTCTCCACAGATGATTCCAGCTAGTTCCCACTAGGTGGCTCTGCTCTTCTCAGttgtcagtctctgatccacTTGATCAAAACCAAGGTCTCCACATGGACGAAGAGGAGTTTGTTGGTGACCCCTCCCTCTGTGCAGGGTGTGGAGGGGATCCCAGTGTGATGAGAGGGGGGCAGTGGAGGCCAGGAGGGCCAGTGTGAGGAGCCGTGGGCGAGAAACTAAAGAAGGAGGTGTTGGAAGACAGAGGTGACAGACTCGGGGGGAAGGAGAAGTGAGAGGTAAATGACGGGAAAGGAGGAGAGGTGACATATGTggaaaaagaaggagaaagccagggagagggaggaggggacaGATAGTCGTGACACGGTGTGGAGCAAGAGTGAGGCTGAAATGGGGAGCAAGATGGAAACCTCCTCTCAGATGTGCAAATGGCGTCCACACATATTCCATCTGGTCCTTTAGCCGTCTCAGTCTCAGTCATTCTGTGGCTGAAGTCTGGTTTAATATTATTtggctgctggctctctgtgtgATGTTTAAGCCCCTCGAGCAGGTTCGTTCTCTGGgctggtgttattttgtgcatGTAGCTGCTCAGCTGGGCCACACACTGCTGAAAGCCTGCACTCTCAATGGTGAATAGAGAAGGAGCATTGGACTCTGGACGATGAAGGCTGACCACAGGAGCATGAGTCTTCACGTGACCATCAGTAGAGTCTGCAGCAAAGAAAAGACACCAGGGCGAGGGATAAAACATGAGTGTTTAGGATTAAGATGAAACTTAAAATTGATTTGCAGCAGAAAAATGGCATACTTTTAAACAAGTCAATTGTGTCTGACTAACCCTTTCTCGGCGTCTTCCCACCTGTCAACTTCTGAACATATTCCACAGCCAAGTCAAGAATCTCTGCTTTCTCTATTTTAGGATTCTGCAGCCGCTGTGGGTGATGACAGTGAAACAAGGGAGAAATATATTTCATTATTGCAAGGTCATGACTCCCTTAAATACGTATAGAGGCTGGATGGGATTTTGTTGACATGACTCACTGGATCAGACGTATGATTCAACAGCAAACTTCTCAGTTCAGCCAGACTTTGATTTATTCggtctcttctcttcttttccaCGACTGGTTTCAGAACCTAGAAAGAGATGAACCGCATTGTGTGAGTATGGTGAAGTTGTGGTCACAGgtattgttttaattaaattgtttatatatatatatatataaacaatttAATTACAGTTATAAGCCATTGATAAGTACAACTTGGGTTGTCAGGTTGTGAAAAACCTTGTTGGTTATCATGCCTGCAGTTAAAAGTTGTAATAATTCCTTTCCTTTAATTGATAAACCTGGCagccaaacatttttttctcaataACAGCTTAGTTCTGCTCTATGACGGATTATACAATGGtttattaacattaataaaacacgAGTAACAACTTATAAAACCTTATTTGaaaatagtatatatatataggctactacataaataaatgaaaagttcTTACCCTTTTTCTCTTGCCATCTTCCAGACTTGGGTTTTGTAGTTTCCTTGTCATGTTGCAGTGTTTGGTCCAAAGGTCCTGACAGGAGGCTGCAGCAGTTTAAACAGCCTCCTGTCGCCCGTGGGCGACTATAAGTAGAGCTCGTGCtgcctgtgattggctgacaAGTGTGAGTGACGACACTTAGCCGAAAATGGTCTCCAGACTAACTTTATTACGGGCCACGGATAAAATCGAAACTACATTTTAAACAGTGATCACATAGTGAGGTGTCTCTGCAATTACTCATGTAACAAATCATATTAAAGGCAACACTATTACCAATAACCTATAGTTTATCTTTACAAAAGATGACATCATCGGACAGGCAGCCTGCTGATGAGTTGTATGTATCCATCTACATCACTCATAAAAGGGTTAAGCTAAATATTTCGGTTGCCTTATTATAAGAACAGTTCATGATGTATCTAGGCTACGTGGAGTATCCTATCCTAAATATTGAAACGTTATTTTATGAGTCTGGATGGCCATCTTTTTTACCATTTATTAATTGCATTAGGCTAAATGTGTTGTGGGCTCCCTGATCACTTTTAACGCCTCCTAGAAGTGAGACCATGggaaagcttttttttctcgTGGGAACAGAAATGAAGTGAGAAAGCGAGCAGCTCTTGGGGACTTTTTATGATGTGTGAGACATCCACACttaataagtgataaaaaagaccAAATGAGAGCGTGTTGGTCCAAATAAAGTCATGAAgtaaatgtaggcctaatacAGCCAATTATCACACATAAACATGAACTCAAAATGCCAGACATCCCGATGTATGCCTTTGTAGAAAATAGCCTATAGAGTTAATGAATATAACTGATGAACCAACCACATTGAGGTGGCCTGGCAAAAGGGCTATGTCTGTGAGCGATGAACGTGTGAGGATGATTATTACACCAAAGTGTTAAGTGTGCGCTGCGTTCAGGTCGGCTTGTGACCTGATGTTTGGACTTCACACCAgatccctttaaaaaaaaaaaatcgaagcATGTGTTGACTTCACGTCCCAACCCGGTCAGCTCCTTCAGCTCTTTTGTCAGAGTGGCCGACACACCCGACGAGTCCCGATATTAGAAGTCAGCGGTCCATTTATCTGCCACCACAGGGCCCATTTTCACTAATTAGTTTCCATCACAGGCTCAGGCGAGCATGTTATAGGACTTATCTGAGGGGCGGGTCCACGTGGTTCAACAGTGCATCAGCTGGCCTATATTTACCAAAAATAATTATAacatgtagatagatagatagatagatagatagatagatagatagatagatagatagatagatagatagatagatactttattgatccccaaggggaaattcatgGTCcatagcttaaagacatcacacacaacatacacatacatcataaacaggatgataaaataacaaatccacatgaataatatggacaatagcAGAgaagatacaaaataaaaattctatatgaatgtagcctactaggcgtggtaaggtgctctatgaaagtgtgtgtcatggtggtagtgtaaataagtccaatagtgcaaggataaagtctagagaccagcattaaatatggacaatataagagaataatgtatatagtaatataaaaactacaGGGTTATGTGTCCTCCTCCTAGGCTAGCTATAACTACATCATCATAGTCCTAGGAAAAAAGGTGACTATTTGAAATGGTAGGCTAGTAGGCTTTGCTATGTTTAAATCATCATAGTGCCTTTCCTTGAGCTCCCCGTCTCCATGGCTACCAGCTGTGATCTCTGAGCCTCCACTAATCGCCCTCTCTTTGATTTGAAACGGAAGTATCATtgcctctgaaaagccacttaATCTAGGGGATCCCAGTGATCCGATCATCCCGGTGTTATCTCCACACTTTAGGCCTATTATGGGGATCAGGGGGGCCATCAATGCAGTGCGGAGAAAGCTACCCAGAACCTCAAACTTCAGCCTGAAATCATATCTacatttaacattaaacatATAGGCCTAGCTGTTCCTGCACAGGTCTGCAGTTCAcccttcccgtcgaccatgcacttgttgtGGTCTGTTGTgcctgttttatatatataggctataaagCATCAAATAACAAATGATCACCCGATTCTGTATTAGGCctacatcttcttagccaacttcattccaact from Perca fluviatilis chromosome 10, GENO_Pfluv_1.0, whole genome shotgun sequence includes the following:
- the her11 gene encoding hairy-related 11 — protein: MTRKLQNPSLEDGKRKRVLKPVVEKKRRDRINQSLAELRSLLLNHTSDPRLQNPKIEKAEILDLAVEYVQKLTGGKTPRKDSTDGHVKTHAPVVSLHRPESNAPSLFTIESAGFQQCVAQLSSYMHKITPAQRTNLLEGLKHHTESQQPNNIKPDFSHRMTETETAKGPDGICVDAICTSERRFPSCSPFQPHSCSTPCHDYLSPPPSPWLSPSFSTYVTSPPFPSFTSHFSFPPSLSPLSSNTSFFSFSPTAPHTGPPGLHCPPLITLGSPPHPAQREGSPTNSSSSMWRPWF